The following are encoded in a window of Castanea sativa cultivar Marrone di Chiusa Pesio chromosome 9, ASM4071231v1 genomic DNA:
- the LOC142608915 gene encoding uncharacterized protein LOC142608915, with the protein MSQDTFLVGIPLIRVNCGAQGISLCTYSWRLSISINRFEGKVDRCRRNLNWWSKVAFGNVTRKLREKKNFLGLAEAEAIRGGNFAWVLRLNKEISKLLVKEEQMWKQRSRSLWLQEGDNNTRYFHSRASHKFRRNRMDSLEDANGELCNDEDGISSILAVGDDVIEAVLSCLSTGVIPPSINRTFITLIPKVKIPLKVFEFCPTLCNIIEKLVSKVVSNRMKGLLPFIILDSQSTFQSNKAISDNILVTFETLHHMKNQKSKREGSWLLN; encoded by the exons ATGTCGCAGGATACTTTCCTTGTAGGGATCCCCTTGATTAGGGTTAACTGTGGGGCGCAAGGTATTTCCTTATGTACATATTCTTGGAGGCTAAGTATATCCATTAATAGATTTGAAGGCAAAGTAGATAGGTGCCGTAGGAATTTGAATTGGTGGAGCAAAGTGGCTTTTGGGAATGTGACCCGAAAATTAAGGGAGAAGAAGAATTTCTTAGGGCTGGCCGAAGCTGAAGCAATTAGAGGAGGGAACTTTGCTTGGGTTTTGAGGCTGAACAAGGAAATTTCCAAACTCCTAGTGAAGGAGGAACAAATGTGGAAGCAACGGTCTCGCTCCTTATGGTTGCAAGAAGGGGATAACAACACAAGATATTTCCATAGTCGTGCCTCTCATAAATTTAGGAGGAATCGGATGGATAGCTTGGAAGATGCAAATGGGGAGTTGTGTAATGATGAAGATGGCATCTCTAGTATCTTG GCGGTGGGGGATGATGTGATTGAGGCGGTACTGAGTTGTTTATCTACGGGCGTTATTCCCCCATCCATCAATCGTACTTTCATCACCCTTATCCCAAAGGTAAAAATCCCTTTaaaagtctttgaattctgcCCTACTTTATGCAACATTATCGAAAAGCTTGTTTCAAAGGTTGTTTCAAACAGGATGAAGGGTTTATTAccttttattatattggactctCAGAGCACCTTTCAATCCAATAAGGCAATTTCGGATAACATCCTTGTAACTTTTGAGACTCTTCATCACATGAAAAATCAGAAGTCAAAGAGGGAGGGTTCATGGCTCTTAAACTAG
- the LOC142608916 gene encoding uncharacterized protein LOC142608916, producing the protein MLTRLDEEVRETKSHITKLTNSLSGIEREKLPSQTQTNPINQNLEISSKDKHEEVKVVTILRSGKEIDKSAHLITKKSKEIPVEKGKDATESLGFGKIEQCPIPLPFSQPLKLPKKLDTTSEILEHLHQVKINLSLLHVIKQVPAYAKVIKDLRTIKRKHNVKKTKFLTEQVGAVIQHNTPPKYKDPGCPTITCTIGDYIMEHALLDLGASVNLIPFSLYQKLGLSELKPTSITLQLADRSVREPRGILEDVNGRMQLTFGFMTLELNIFHVAKQPHEDDDCAYVNLIGAVVQEEFNKNCFFDPLETLLNNSVGSYDLECNIHVSENFSLLDSSQVLEEQHMMVVNEGWKP; encoded by the exons ATGCTCACTAGGCTAGATGAAGAGGTAAGAGAGACCAAGAGTCATATAACTAAGCTTACAAATTCATTGAGtgggatagagagagagaagcttcCTTCCCAAACTCAAACTAATCCCATCAatcaaaatttagaaattagCTCTAAGGATAAACACGAGGAAGTAAAAGTTGTGACCATTTTGAGGAGTGGTAAAGAGATTGATAAAAGTGCTCATTTAATAACTAAGAAATCTAAGGAGATCCCAGTTGAGAAAGGGAAGGATGCAACTGAGTCACTTGGATTTGGTAAAATTGAACAATGCCCAATCCCTCTACCATTTTCACAACCCTTAAAATTACCTAAGAAATTGGACACCACATCTGAGatattagagcatttgcatcaagtCAAGATAAATTTGTCATTATTGCATGTTATCAAGCAAGTGCCTGCATATGCCAAGGTAATTAAGGACTTACGCACCATCAAGAGAAAGCACAATGTGAAGAAGACCAAATTCCTAACAGAACAGGTAGGTGCAGTTATTCAACATAATACCCCACCAAAGTATAAGGATCCAGGTTGTCCTACAATCACTTGTACTATTGGAGATTACATCATGGAGCATGCATTGCTAGATCTTGGGGCAAGTGTTAATTTGATCCCTTTCAGTCTATATCAAAAACTTGGACTTAGTGAGTTAAAACCTACTTCAATAACTTTACAGTTGGCTGATCGCTCTGTAAGGGAGCCGAGAGGCATTCTTGAGGATGT GAATGGAAGGATGCAACTCACTTTTGGTTTCATGACTTTGGAGCTAAACATATTTCATGTGGCTAAACAACCACATGAGGATGATGACTGTGCTTATGTGAACCTCATTGGGGCGGTGGTTCAAGAAGAGTTTAATAAGAATTGCTTTTTTGACCCTCTTGAAACTCTTCTTAATAATTCTGTTGGTTCTTATGATTTAGAATGTAATATTCATGtatctgaaaatttttctttgttggattCCTCACAAGTTTTGGAAGAACAACATATGATGGTAGTTAATGAAGGATGGAAGCCTTGA